From the genome of Candidatus Hydrogenedentota bacterium:
TTTGTCCGGCCGCGGCGATTCGGAGACACTGGCCAATTACACTTTGGCCGGCGCGCGCGCCTGCCTGCCGAAACCGTTTTCGTGCGAAGCCCTCCGCGCCGCCCTCGACCGCGCCATGCGTCCGCGCGTTCCACTGGCCGCGCGGGAATCCCGGCCGCACCGGCTGCCGGCCTTTGACCATGATCCCGTGCGCGAAGCCGGTGTGGGACGCCATCAGATGGCCTTGCGCTGGGTGGGCCGCGCGTCGAATTATCTCGATGATCCGAAACGTCTCGGGCAAAGTCTCGCGGATGCGCTGGTGGATATTTTCGACACGGTGCGCAGCGCCGTCCTCCTGGAAACCAACAGCCATGTCCGCGTGGTGGCCAGCCAGGGGCTTTCCGCCCAAGTGACGGGATCGTTGCTGCTTGGCTTCGGCAGCGGCATTATGCGCTGGCTGGAGGAGAACGGTTGCCTGTTCGACCGTCTTCTGCAAGCCGGGGCCGCCGAGGCCGCCAAGGAACTTCAAATTCTCGGCGCGCGGTTCGCCGTGCCGCTGGTCTGCGCGGGACGTGTCTGCGGGGCGCTGGCCATAGGCGAAAAGGCGTCAGGCGCCGAATACACGATGGAAGACCGTGAACTGTTTACGGTGCTTGCCCGCTGCGCGTCCGGCATCTTCGAGCGATCCCAGTCGCACCGGGATGCGTCGCACCGCCACCATCGGCTCAACACCGTTTTTGCCCATGTCCCGGCGGGTGTGGTGGTCGTGGCCGCGAACAAGACCGTCGCGATGATGAACCAGCAGGCCGAAAGCATCCTGCGGTTGCGCGCGGTGGACGTGCTCGGACGCAGCGTGCAGAAACTCGGCAGCGGTTTCGCCGACGCCGTTCTGCGGACCTTGTCCGACGGCCAACCCCGCGTAAACCATGCCTTCCACGATCCCGCGGTCAACGGCACCCTGCAATTGAACGTCGCGCCCATGGGCGCCGACGGCGTGGTGGTCCTCTTCTCGAAGGCGGCCGAGCCGACTGTGCAGGCCCGGGAAGTCGCCTACAGCCCCTTCTGGGAGCATCTTGCGGGCCGTGTCGCCCAGGAAATCAAGAATCCGATGGTGGCCATCAACACCTTTGCACAGCTTCTGCCGCGCAAATACGATTCGGAAGACTTTCGCGACGCTTTTTCATCCGTCGTCCAGAAGGAAGTCCAGCGGATCAACAGCGTGGTCGAAACGCTCTTCGATTTCGCACGAAAACCGGAGTTGATCCTGCGCCGGGTCAATTTGAACGAAACCGTTCGCGCCGTCCTGCATTCCTTTGAGGACGAACTGGCGCGACGGGCCATCAAACTCCAAGCGGAATGGGAACCGACCAGTCCCGAAGCCGATCTTGACGTTTCACAATTTCGGCACGCCATCGAACAGGTATTGCGCAATTCGATGGACGCCATGCCCGGCGGCGGCACCTTGAAGGTCGCGACACGCCGCAAGGACGATGCCTGCCAGATCGTCATCAACGACACCGGTACCGGCATTCCTCCCGGCGACGCGCCCAATATTTTCATGCCGTTTTACAGCACAAAGGAGCATGGCATGGGCCTTGGCCTTGCAACCGCCGCGCGCATCGCCCAGGAACACGCGGGGGATATCAATCTGGCCGAAAGTTCGGAAAAGGGAAGCACCTTTGTGATTTCGATCCCCGTGGCCGCGAATGCAAGTTGAAAAATGAAGGATGAAGGATGAAGGTTGAAAAGGGACAGAAGGAAAGAAAGGTTTCCTGTGCCTTTTCGCCCTTTATCCCCTGTTTTTCCCCCTTGCCAATGAATCCAAACGGCATTAGCCCGGGGTTGGCGTAAGTCCCATGCATACCATCCTGGCCATTGACGACGAGGCGGGTGTCCGGCAGTCTTATCGCGTAATGTTGTCGGATCAGTACCGCGTTTTGCTGGCTGAAAATGGGCGGGAGGGGTTGTCGCTTTTGGAGCAACGCCACGCGGATCTGATCCTGCTTGATCTGACCATGCCGCAGATGAGCGGCATCGCGTTTCTCGAGGAACTCGCACGCCGCGGCGAGGATATTCCGGTTATCGTGGTGACCGGGACGGGCAGCGTGGATTCCGCCGTGGCGGCCATGAAACTTGGCGCGCGCGAATATGTCATCAAGCCGTTCAATGTCACGGAAGTCCTGCTTGCCGTCGAACGCCTGCTGGCCGAACGACACCAGGAACTCGAACTGGCCGCGTTGCGCGAGGCCGGCGCGGCAGGCCATGTGCTGATCGGGGAAGCTCCGGCTTTCCTTCAGGCGGTCGAACGCGCCCGCCAGGCCATGGAGGTGGATTCCACCGTCCTGATTACCGGCGAAAGCGGAACCGGCAAGGATGTCGTCGCCCGCGCGATCCATTACGGGAGCAAACGAGCCTCGAAGACCTTTGTGCCGATTTCCTGCTGTGCAATCCCGCCGAATCTCGTTGAAAGCGAATTGTTCGGCCACGAAAAAGGCGCGTTTACCGGCGCCACCGAAAAGCGGCAGGGCAAAATGCGCGCCGCGGACGGCGGCACCCTTTTTCTCGACGAAATCGGGGAAATGCCCCTGGAAGCGCAGGGAAAATTGTTGCGCGTGCTGCAGGACGGCTGCTTTTATCCCGTCGGCAGTTCGAAATCCATCGAAGTGGACGTACGCTTTGTCTGCGCGACCAACCGCGTGTTGCCCGAGGCTATCGCGCAGGGGCTTTTCCGCCAAGATCTCTACTATCGCATCAATGTCATTCCCATCGAAATGCCGCCGCTGCGTCGCCGCCGCGAAGACATTCCAAGACTGGCCGCGCATTTCCTCGCCAAGCATGCGCCGCGCATTGACGCAAAGGCCGTCGAATTCGCGCCGGACGCCATGGCCGCGCTCCAGGCCTATTCGTGGCCGGGGAATGTGCGCGAACTCGAAAACACCGTGGAGCGGATACTGGTCTGCAACCGTGCACGCAAAACGATCGGGCGCGATTGTTTGGAAGGCATGCTGGCGGGCGCGCCCGTCACACCGGCCGCCGACGTGGCCGATTTCGATGGTCTCCCGCTGGACGAGGCCGTCGCCCGGCTTGAGCGCCGCCTAATCGGGCGCGCCCTCGAACGCGCCAACGGCGTGCAATCCCGCGCCGCCGAACTGCTCGGCACGACGCGAAGAATATTGAAATACAAAATGGATCAACTTGGCATGGCCGCGGAAACGGACACCGAAGGCTGAAAGCGAAAGGATGGGCGGGCACGCCGGTCGAGCCTGTCCATCGTGTCCATCCATGCTGCTCAAACCAGTCAAACAAGGAAGAATTCATGAGTCTGACCGTTGTGGGTTCGATTGCGCTGGATACCGTGGATACGCCGTGGGGCCGAAACGAGGAAGGCTTGGGCGGCGCAGCCACGTATTTTTCGCTCGCGGCGTCACACTATACCCGCGTGCATCTGGTCGGGGTGGTCGGAGAAGATTTTCCAGACGAGCATGTCGCATTGCTCCAGGGGAAGGGCATCGATCTGGCCGGTCTCGAAAGGGCGTCCGGCAAGACGTTTCGCTGGACCGGCCGCTATCACCACGATGTGAATCATCGCGATACACTCGACACGCAACTCAACGTCTTTGCCGGATTTCATCCGAAACTTCCGGAAACGGCGCGCAACGCCGAATTTCTGTTCCTCGGCAACATTCACCCCGCCCTGCAACTCGAAGTGCTCGAACAGGCGAAAGCCGCCTTCGTCGCCCTCGACACCATGAACCTGTGGATTCACACGACGCGCGACGATCTCGGAAAGGTTCTCGCCCGCGTGGACTGTCTGATTATCAACGATTCCGAGGTCAGGGATCTGACCGGTGAACACAACGTCGTTTTGGGCGCGGAGGCCGTCCGCGCGCTCGGCCCGCGGATCGTCGTCATCAAGAAGGGCGAGCACGGATGCCTGCTTTTCCACGACGATGGAATCTTCGCGGCGCCCGCGTTCCCGCTGCGCGATGTGATCGATCCGACCGGCGCGGGCGACACGTTTGCCGGCGGATTCATGGGCCATATCGCGCAAATCGGCAATACGGACCCGCAAACGCTGCGGCAGGCGGTTGTCCACGGCAGCGTGGTCGCATCGTATGCCTGCGAGGCGTTCGGCCCCGGCCGTCTGGCCGAAATGACCCCCTCCGACATCGCCGAACGCTTCAACGCGTTCAGGCGCCTCGTCGCTTTCTAAGAATACGCTGCCCGCCCATTGCCATTCCCGCCCGCGCATCGTATAATGCGCCCGACACGTTGGGAGGATGGCGCCATGTCAACGGAAGAAAAGGTTGCGCGCGCCGGCGAAGAACTCGTCAAGCGCGACGTGATTACGCGGGAGGAATTGGTCGAGGCCCGCGAGCGCGAGGCGGCGACCGGCACGCCGTGGTATCGCCAGCTTTTGCAGATGCGTAAAACCAGTTTCGGCATGCTGGAAGAGATCTTCCTGCGCGAATTTCACCCGAAATCCGTGCGGGAAGAACATAGCCGTCTCGGCGACACGCTTGTGGCGATGAAGATCATTTCACAAGAGCAACTGGCCGAAGCCTTGTCGGAGCAAAATCGCAACGGCCGCCTGTTGGGCAATATCCTGCTGGAAAAGGGCACCGTCACGCGCGAGACAATTACCCGCGCGCTGGCGAAGCAGTCCGGTTTGGAATATGCCGAACTGGCGGCGACGCCGAGCGATCCCGAAGCGCTGGAATGCGTGCCCGAAAACATGGCGCGGCGCAATTCGATGCTTCCGGTGCGTCTGGAGGGCGACAAACTGACCGTGCTGATTCCGCATCCGCAAACACGCGACGCCCTGGCGAGCGTGGGTGTCCTGCTGGGCAAGCGGATCTACCCCATTCTCACCAGTTCGGACGATCTCCGCTCGGAGATCACGAAACGATATCACGAGGCAAAACTGCGCATTGGGCGCTCCCATCAGCCCGCGCCGGCCGCCGGCCAGGAAATCAAACCCAAGGAAACGCTGTCAAAGGAAGCGAAGACCATGGAAACTCAAAAATCGTCCGACAAGGCCCGTTTCGAAGAAATCGCCCGCGAAGCCTCCGGTGTCCCCGTCATCAAACTGGTCACGACGATTATCGAGGGCGCGGTAAATTCCGGGGCGACGGATGTGCATCTTGATCCGCAGGAACCGGAGATGCGCGTGCGATACCGCATTGACGGGGTGTTGCACGACGTGATGAGCATTCCGGCGGACGTTCAAAACGCGGTGGTTTCACGCATCAAGATCATGTCCGACATGGACATTACCGAGACGCGCCATCCGCAGGACGGACACATCAGCATGGAAATCGCCGATTCGGAATACGACATCCGCGTGGCGACGCTCCCCACTTATCTCGGCGAACGTGTCGTGCTCCGCCTGCTCGACCAGAGCGCCGTGTTGGCGGGCATCAAGGATCTGGGGCTCGATTCGGAAGACGAACGCAAATTGACGGCTTTGATCAAGCAGCCCTACGGGATGATCCTGGTCACGGGACCGACCGGCAGCGGCAAGACGACGACCTTGTATGCGGCGCTGAACCAGAAGAACGTCATGACCGACAGCATCGTGACGCTCGAAGATCCCGTGGAGTACCAGTTGTCGGGGATCAACCAAGTGCAGATTGACGCGGACATCGATCTGACCTTCGCGAACACGCTGCGCGCGGCGCTCCGCCAGGACATAGACGTGCTGCTGGTCGGCGAAATCCGCGATCCCGACACCGCCCGCATTGCCATCCGCGCCGCCATGACGGGGCATCTCGTCTTCAGCACGCTGCACACGAACGACGCGCCGGAGGCCATTTCGACCCTGCGAAACATGGGCATTCCCTCGTACCTGATCGCCAGTGCCCTCACGGCGGTCGTCGGGCAGCGCCTTGTGCGGAAGATATGCTCCAATTGCAAGGAATCCTTTACACCGCCCAAGACGTTGCTCAAAGAGATCGGGCTACCGGAAAGCACCAAGAAACTGTACCGCGGAAAAGGATGCGAGATGTGTTATCACATGGGAAGCAAGGGCCGGACCGGCATCTTTGAAATTCTCGAAGTGACGCCTGAAATTCGCAAACTGATCAATCTCGACAAGTCCGTGGAGGAAATCGCCAAAACGGCCAAGATGAAGACGATGGCCGATCGCTGCCGGCTCAAGGTCAAAAACGGCATTGTCGCGCCCGAGGAATTTTTGCGCACGATTCGGGTATAGCGCCGCGTGAAACGCGCGCGATACGGCCGTTACTCCATGTAAAACACACCGAAGATTGGGCCATTCCGGCAGGGGGGATCGTTCTTTTACCCTTTCGGCAGGGTTTTCCAATAACCGCGTCCAATTCCAACGAATCCCGCGGCCATGAGCGCGAAACCGAGCACGGCGTCAAGCCAAAAGGCCATGGGATCTTTGACCCACGGCAGCACGCCCAGCATCAACAGGCCGATGGCGACGATGCAAAATCCCACGACCCGGAAGGGCGACATGATGCTCCCCGCATGTGCCATTGCGGCTTTGTCCTCTTCAAGGGCGCCGATGGGCGCCTCGAGGCGTTTCATGAACGCTTCGACGCGCCCGCGATCGGCGGAGGCCATCGGTTTCAGCAGGCTGGCGGCAGCCATGACGGTGAAGGTAACCAGCGCCGTGCCCAGGAACATGACAATCTCCATTTTGATCGCGAAGCCGCCGATGACCAGTTCAGACGCCTTAGGATGCCAGGCCAAGCCCATGAACGCGACTTCACGGTTGATGCGCGAGAGGAAGAAAAGGCCAAGTCCCACGCCGATTCCCGCGAGAAATCCGAGCACCGCACCCGTGTTGGTCATCTTGCGCGAAAGAAGACCGAGTAGCATCGGAATGGCGACGGGGGCCGTCGCGATGCCAAACAGCGTTACCATGATGCGGAACAAGTCCTCGGCTTTTCCCCGGGCCATCAGGAAGGCCGCGCCGAGTCCGATGACGCCGATGATCAGCGTCATTGCGCGCCCGACGGTCACCAGTTCGCGTTCCGCGGCGCGGGGCCGAATCAGGCGGCGGTACACATCGTTGGTGAGCACGCTGGCGCACACATTGTAGTCGCCGCTCAATGTTGACATGGTCGCCGAGAACATCGCAGCGAGGGCGAGGCCGAGCATGCCCGCGGGCAGCAGTTGCGCGCACAGTGTCGGATAGATGTCACCGGCGTCCGCGAGCGTGGGGATGAACTGTCGCGCGGCGATGGCGGGGAAGAACATCATCGGCGGTCCGATGATGTACAACGCCACAACCAGTCCGCCGACTTTCCGCGCGTCCTTTTCGTTCGGGACGCAGTAATAGCGCTGGATGAGCGACCAGTTGATGCTGCTCCATGCAAGGCTGTACAGCAACACGAGCGGAATCACATACGACCAGCCGAATTCCGGCGAGGTCAGGTTGAAAAAGCCGTCGGGCGAATTTTCGAAAATGTTCGAGAGGCCGCCCGCTTTTGAAATGGATAACGGCAACACAATCAGCAGGCCTGCCGCCAGTACGACGAATTGCACGAAGTCCGTGACCGATACCGCCCAGACGCCTCCCATGAACGTGTAGAGGAGCATGACGCCGCCCGCGCCGAGAATGCTGTAATTGATCGGTATGCCCGCGCAAATCGAAATGAACTTGCCTGTGGCGTACAGTTTGATCCCGTCGTCAATGATCTTGACCGGTACGCCCTGCCACGCGAACAGTTGCCGCAACACGGGCCCGTAGCGTGTTTCGAGGTATTCGACAGGGCTGTCAATCCGTGCGCGCCGCCAACGTGCCGCAAACAGGCCCGCGCTGAACAACGCGGCGGGTACGGCCACCCACAGCAACGTCACGCCGACCCAGCCGTGCCGGTAACACAGCGATGGATAGAACACGAATGCGGCCACGCTGAAACTCGTCATGTAGAACGACACGCCGCTCAGCCACCACGGGATCTTGTTCGCGCCCGTGAAGTAATCCTTCATGCCGCGCATGTGCCGGTAGAAGTACAGGCCGATGCCGAGCATGATGACAAAATATCCGCCCAGCATGACGTAATCAGGGCCGCTCAGGTGACTATATCCTTGTGAAGTCATGCTTTCCCCCGCTTCATATCTGACGTTGCAATGCCCGCGGTCTCAGATCTCGTGCTCGTGCTCCTAATCGTAATCAGGATTTGCTTTGTCCCAAATCCGCGAAAACCAAGGCGCTTCAAAGACATCGTCATTCCTTCTCTTCAGCAATTTCGCCGATTTCATTCACTTTCGATTACGAGCGCGACAAGAACGCCGCAAGTCGTGTACGAAGTACTTATTGTCCAATCCATGAAGCATGTCGGCATTCGGGTGCTATTTGAACGCGGCGATGGATTTCACGTACGCCACCGAATCCGCGATGGCCTGTTTTGTTTGCTCTTCAGTCAATTCGACGCCCTTGACGCCCTCGAATTCGATCGTTACGGGGCCGGCGTATTGGTGCTCCTTGAGAATCTTGAAGATGGCGGGAAAGTCCACCTTGCCGGTGCCGAGGGCCGGAAAATTCCACGACTCGAACTCGGCGTTGTGGTCCTTGATTTCAACCGTCGCGACATAGTCAATGATCTTCTTCAACTCGGCCACGGCCGTTGTGTCCTTGTTGTAAAACGTGATGTTCGCCGTGTCGAAGTTGATGCGGACATTCGGGTGATTGATCGCCTTCATGGTTTCGAGCTGGACATCGCCGTTCGTGCAGAGTTCCGGATGTGTTTCGAGCGAGATGATGACGCCGTGTTTTTGTGCGGCGTCGCCCGCACGGCGCAGGCGCTCGTAAACGACGGATTTCTCCGCGCCGTTGCATTTCGCGCTGAGAAACATGTACTTGACGCCCATCTTCCCGCAAATGGCCGCCTGCGCGCCCAGTTCATCCACGCACGCTTCCTTCGACAGGTCTGTGTTGCCGCGAACAACCAGCGGCGTCAGTTTGGCGTCTTTGAGTTTCTGGATCGTAGCCTCGACCTGATCCGCCGCGGGCACGGGAATGAACACGTAATTCAGGCCGATGGATGACATGTGGCTCAATGCCGCGGCCTCGTACTTGCCGTAACTTGCCGTTCGGCACGCGAGCGGCCACGCGGGGGCATCGTCCGCGGCGTTTGCGACAAAAACGGCAAGAAGAGCTGGCATAATTATGCTTAGAGTAGCCAATGATTTCATTTCCTCGATCCTCCGTTTTCTTCATCTTGTGCTCGATGCCATTCGCGGATACGGTTTTCGATTACGCGCACGAGCATGAACGCGAACGCGAGCACAAACTACATGGGAGTACAGATCACGCGAGCTCCTTCCGGTGCGCCCAGACCTTTTCAAACGCCTTCACATACTGTTCGACGAGTTCAGGGACTTCGGTCGTGAAATACGGCAGCGCCAGCGCGGTCGCGTTGGCCTTTTCCGATCCGGGCAATTCCGGAATCACCGGCTTGTGATGCCACCATTCATCCTCGGCATAGATCGCCAGTTTGTGCTGGAGCGTGTAACTCAGCGCGCTGGCGCGCACGCCCTCGGCGGCAAGCGCCTTGACGGCCGCCTCGCGCGTCATGCCCGCCTTCGCCTCATCAATGAACAGCATGTTCCACGAATAGTAGAGCCGCTGTACGTCCTTGCGTCCGCTGGTTTGCTCGGACAATCCGGGGAGTTGCAGGAGGGCGTCGTTGAGTTGGCGCACCTGCTTCGCTCCGGCCTCGTTGCGTTCTTCGAGACCCTTGAGTTGGCATCGCGCGAGCGCCGCCGCGAAGGGGTGCATGCGGAATTTCAATCCGAGCCCCGAACCTTTGTATTTCATGTACGGGCTGTCGGCGGGGATGCCCGGCATGTCGTAATTGCCGAACGCAGTGGCCCGCTCGAAATCCTCGCGGTTCTGGTAGACGCCCAATCCGCCTTCGATGGACGGCAAGGGTTTTGTGGCCTGAAAACTGTAGATGGCCATCCGGCTCCACGATCCCGTGTACTTGCCCTTGAGTTTCGCGCCGTGTGCATGCGCGCTGTCTTCGAGAACGATCAATCCCTTTTCATGGGCCCAGTCGTTGATCTCGTCCATATCCGCCGGAAGGCCGATCCAATGGACCGGCAGGATGGCCTTCGTGTCCTTCGTCAACCGTTTCTTGGCATCGTTCAGGTCGAGGTTGAGTGTCTGCGGGTTGATATCCACGAATACCGGAACCAGCCCGAACAGCCGCATCGGAACGATGGTCGCAAAAAAGGTATAACTCGGAACCATGATCTCGCTGCCGGGCGGCAGGTTCAGCGCAAAGAACATCGAGGCCAGCGCACTGGTTCCGTTGAAATGCGCCTTGGCGAACGGCACGCCGAAATGGCTTTTCCAATCTTCCTCAAGCCCCGCAATCGGATCGTAGGTCGGCCGCCGCACGAGTTCAAGGACCGCCTGTTCTTCCGCTTCGCCGTATCGCGGCCAGCGGGCGGCGTCCGAATCCGGTACGGTCACCGCTTTAGGCCCGCCTTGGATGGCCAGTTTCTCGGTGGAACCTTGGGCGGATACGTTTCCCGCGAAGGCGAGTCCCGCCGCCATTGTCCCTGTTGTCTTCAAAAAAGTTCTGCGCGTTGATTCGACACTTTTCATGGCAATGCCTCCCACCGTAAACAACCCGCGGCCTCTATTTCGCATCGGCCGCTTCCGTATAATAAAACGACGGGTGGTAAGTATCAACTGACATGAGGCATCGCGGAGGCTTGTCGGGCATGGTTCGGTTTGGCGTGACGCCACGGAAGGAAGCGGAATTGCGGGAACGCATGGACGCCTGCGGGCTTCGCGAGGAAGATCTCGACGAATCGTTCATGTCGTCCGGCGGCCCGGGCGGCCAGAAAGTCAACCGGAGCGCCACATGCGTCCGGCTTGTTCATCGTCCGACCGGCATCGAAGTGAAAATGCAGCAGGCGCGCTCGCAGTCGCTCAACCGCTTTTATGCACGCCGCCGCCTTTGTGAACTCGTCGAGGCCGTCCGGCTCGGTTCCGCCAGCCCCGCATCGAAAGAACAAGCGCGCATCCGCAAGCAGAAACAACGGCGCCGGCGGCGGGCAAGACAAGCGAACGGCATGGATTCATCCGCGTGAGGAAAAGATGTCCATTTCGCGCCAGCGGCCGCTCCGAAAACGGCGGAACAAAAGACCGCTCAGGCCGATGATGTAGGCCGTTGCGCCGATCCACGCGCCGACCGCGCCCCATCCCGCCGGAAACGCCAGGATCAGCGACAGCGGCAGAAAGAATCCGTAGGCGAAGGCAAGAGTCAGATAGAAGACATGGCGCGTGTCGCCTGCGCCGCGCAACGCGCCGAGCGCCACGATATTGATGGCGTCGAAGGCCTGAAAAATCGCGGCGAGGATCAGCAGTTTGTGGCCGAGAACGACGACGCCGGGATCCTGCGTGAAGAAAAAGGCGACGAGGCCCTTTCCGAAGAAGGCGAATACCAGTCCCAGAAGAAACATGTACACGCCGGCGATCCGCATGGCGGTGTAGGTGCGCGATGCGGCGGTGTCGTGCTGTCCGCGTCCGACGTACATGCCCACGATGGCCGCGATGCCTTGGTTGATGCCGAGGGCCGGCATGAAGCAGAGGTGCATGAACGCGATGGCCGCGTTGTGGGCCGCGAGCGACACGGCGCCGAAATGGCCGACGATGAAACTCGTGAAGATGGCCCAGTTGGCGACATCCATGAAAATCGTCAGGCCGGCGAAGAATCCGATGCGGCACAACTCGCGCGCGCGGACAATATCGAATCGCCAAACGCGGCGGCTGCCGTATGGTGCATGGACGCGCCCGCTCATGAACAAGGCTTGCAACAGGACGGCCTGGAAGGTCATGGCAAGCACGGTGGCCGTGGCCGATCCGGCGATTTCGAGCCGGGGCAGCCCGAAACGGCCGAATACCAGGCCGTAGTTCAGCACGAGATTCACGACATTGGCGGCAATGGCCGCGTACATCGGCACGCCGGGGCGGCCGATGCCTTGGAAGAATGACGCCAGCGCCGTCGCCCACGCCATCGGAAGGTAGCCGAACAACCGGATGCGGAAAAACGTCAACTCCAGTTCCGTGACTTCGGGGCTGTGGTGCATCGCGCGGAAAAGCGGCCCGGACAGCGGCCACAGCGCCACGGCCATGGCGGCCGCCAGCAATGACAAATAGATGCCTTGCCAGGTGTAGCGGGCGCAATTTTCCTTGTCGCCGCGCCCATAGCATTGCGACACGAAAGTGCTGACACATCCGACGATTCCGAACAGCAGGCATCCGAGCACATACGACCACACGCCCGCAGAACCCATCGCGGCCAATTCGTTTAGGCCAAGCCGAGACACGATGACCTGATCCACAAACTGCATGAGCGTGTACGAAAGCGATCCGAGGATGATCGGACCGGACATTCCCATCACTTCGCGCGCGCCCGCCCAACGGGATTCTGTCGGCGGCAAATAGGTCATGTGATATCCAGAGGTTGAGACCATCTATTGCTCGGATCGCGTGAGCAGATTCAGCACAACGGCCTGTAACGCCGAATTCCGATTCGGTACGGGCATTGGCGGCTCAGCCGAATCGGAATTCGGCGCTACGCTTTCGACTGATCGCTAAATTTACAAGATTTCGAGAGACGATATGGACATTAAGGCCGGGATGGACATGACAAAGAGAAAGATCATTGTGTTAAAGCGATGTCCATAATGTCCCATTCATCCATGCCGTCCGTCCCTCGTTGTTGCGGGCTTTGCGCCATGAGCTTCCGCGCGGAGCGCGGCGGCCAGTTCATCCGGCAGCGGAATGGACTTACGGGACGTCTTGTCCACGGCGACATGGGTGGTGTGGCACTTGGCGGCCAGACGCCCGTCCGGCGCAATCATTTCATACGCCACGGTGTACGATCGGCGGCGAATTTCGGCAATCGCCACGCGGATTTCAACGGCATCACCGATTTTCAGCGGAACGCGATATTCGCAGCCGGTCCGGATGACCGGCAGGATATACGTGCCCGCGTGCAGCATGTCGCCGAAACGGATGCCGCGCGACGCCATCATTTCCTCGTAGGCGTCGTGCGCGAGCGACAGGTAGCGCGCAAAAAACAGGACGCCCGCCGCAT
Proteins encoded in this window:
- a CDS encoding ATP-binding protein, with product MNVILVIADERAICEAMRAALPETDLILFEAGAEKAVRRLNTMQVDAVVIDDGPGLGAQALGVVLEAAPWAAVLVLSGRGDSETLANYTLAGARACLPKPFSCEALRAALDRAMRPRVPLAARESRPHRLPAFDHDPVREAGVGRHQMALRWVGRASNYLDDPKRLGQSLADALVDIFDTVRSAVLLETNSHVRVVASQGLSAQVTGSLLLGFGSGIMRWLEENGCLFDRLLQAGAAEAAKELQILGARFAVPLVCAGRVCGALAIGEKASGAEYTMEDRELFTVLARCASGIFERSQSHRDASHRHHRLNTVFAHVPAGVVVVAANKTVAMMNQQAESILRLRAVDVLGRSVQKLGSGFADAVLRTLSDGQPRVNHAFHDPAVNGTLQLNVAPMGADGVVVLFSKAAEPTVQAREVAYSPFWEHLAGRVAQEIKNPMVAINTFAQLLPRKYDSEDFRDAFSSVVQKEVQRINSVVETLFDFARKPELILRRVNLNETVRAVLHSFEDELARRAIKLQAEWEPTSPEADLDVSQFRHAIEQVLRNSMDAMPGGGTLKVATRRKDDACQIVINDTGTGIPPGDAPNIFMPFYSTKEHGMGLGLATAARIAQEHAGDINLAESSEKGSTFVISIPVAANAS
- a CDS encoding sigma-54 dependent transcriptional regulator; this encodes MHTILAIDDEAGVRQSYRVMLSDQYRVLLAENGREGLSLLEQRHADLILLDLTMPQMSGIAFLEELARRGEDIPVIVVTGTGSVDSAVAAMKLGAREYVIKPFNVTEVLLAVERLLAERHQELELAALREAGAAGHVLIGEAPAFLQAVERARQAMEVDSTVLITGESGTGKDVVARAIHYGSKRASKTFVPISCCAIPPNLVESELFGHEKGAFTGATEKRQGKMRAADGGTLFLDEIGEMPLEAQGKLLRVLQDGCFYPVGSSKSIEVDVRFVCATNRVLPEAIAQGLFRQDLYYRINVIPIEMPPLRRRREDIPRLAAHFLAKHAPRIDAKAVEFAPDAMAALQAYSWPGNVRELENTVERILVCNRARKTIGRDCLEGMLAGAPVTPAADVADFDGLPLDEAVARLERRLIGRALERANGVQSRAAELLGTTRRILKYKMDQLGMAAETDTEG
- a CDS encoding PfkB family carbohydrate kinase, whose product is MSLTVVGSIALDTVDTPWGRNEEGLGGAATYFSLAASHYTRVHLVGVVGEDFPDEHVALLQGKGIDLAGLERASGKTFRWTGRYHHDVNHRDTLDTQLNVFAGFHPKLPETARNAEFLFLGNIHPALQLEVLEQAKAAFVALDTMNLWIHTTRDDLGKVLARVDCLIINDSEVRDLTGEHNVVLGAEAVRALGPRIVVIKKGEHGCLLFHDDGIFAAPAFPLRDVIDPTGAGDTFAGGFMGHIAQIGNTDPQTLRQAVVHGSVVASYACEAFGPGRLAEMTPSDIAERFNAFRRLVAF
- a CDS encoding ATPase, T2SS/T4P/T4SS family, which codes for MSTEEKVARAGEELVKRDVITREELVEAREREAATGTPWYRQLLQMRKTSFGMLEEIFLREFHPKSVREEHSRLGDTLVAMKIISQEQLAEALSEQNRNGRLLGNILLEKGTVTRETITRALAKQSGLEYAELAATPSDPEALECVPENMARRNSMLPVRLEGDKLTVLIPHPQTRDALASVGVLLGKRIYPILTSSDDLRSEITKRYHEAKLRIGRSHQPAPAAGQEIKPKETLSKEAKTMETQKSSDKARFEEIAREASGVPVIKLVTTIIEGAVNSGATDVHLDPQEPEMRVRYRIDGVLHDVMSIPADVQNAVVSRIKIMSDMDITETRHPQDGHISMEIADSEYDIRVATLPTYLGERVVLRLLDQSAVLAGIKDLGLDSEDERKLTALIKQPYGMILVTGPTGSGKTTTLYAALNQKNVMTDSIVTLEDPVEYQLSGINQVQIDADIDLTFANTLRAALRQDIDVLLVGEIRDPDTARIAIRAAMTGHLVFSTLHTNDAPEAISTLRNMGIPSYLIASALTAVVGQRLVRKICSNCKESFTPPKTLLKEIGLPESTKKLYRGKGCEMCYHMGSKGRTGIFEILEVTPEIRKLINLDKSVEEIAKTAKMKTMADRCRLKVKNGIVAPEEFLRTIRV